The Amblyomma americanum isolate KBUSLIRL-KWMA chromosome 11, ASM5285725v1, whole genome shotgun sequence genome includes the window CGGACGACAGTGAAAACCGTGTAATTTAATCGATTCTGCCATATACAGCCGAAACAGTAAAAGACTGCCATTTCATTCTTTTCAATATTCCTTATTTTATTATTCGAAAATTTTTCCGCCCAAATCGTGCTCAAGACAGATTACCATTGTGGACAGCTAGCGCATCCGTAAGGAGTAGCTTTTACCATCGTTTCCAACGAAGTGCATCTAAGGCTGCCCCTTGTATGGAAGAAGCCGCGACGTTTTCGTTTGCACATACTTTCCAGCTGCCCATTAAAATTACTTAAGATGTTTTCAAACAGCAGGAGGAAGCCACTTGTCTGAAGTTCTAAGTAAATGCAAGCGGAGAGTTATGAGCATGGCAAGCAAAAGAGAACAACTGCGCACCAAGCAAGTGAGGCGTGACCAAGAGCAATAGAGGATGCAATTATCTAGGCACTGATAATACATGCCAAcgtccataaaaaaaaattaaaatgaaagcgAACCTTTTCAGGATGCTCGGTGTAAATGCGGCAAATTGCGCTGTGGTGCTTTTCCACAGCTGGACGTTATGATTCAAAGACGCCAATAATTTTCGGACTGTGCTGCAGAGCAAGCCGTCTTTTAAAACTCTTCTAGAAACGCCGAAAAGCTTCAAGGATCTTCGTATTAGGGGCTTGAAATCACATCACGTGTTCGTAGACCTCTCGTATTCATCAAATATTTTTACTGGCCCTTGCATACTAACAACAAGTTACGGTTTTTCCCTTTCTGCCTGAAAAAGTATAGAACATTTATTATGCATAGCTTGATGCGGAGACTGAAAACGTGAGAGGACCATTAATACTTGGAAGGTTGAAGTCGACAAAGACCATATCGAGGAAACAAGGTTCAACCTTTACTCAACTCGCAAAAATCGAGGAAAATGTGACCAATTAAGGGTGAGTAATGACGCGAGTAAGCAGAGTTAAGCTCAAATACTTTTTTTTACTCCCGACACCTGTGGATAATCCTATACCTTCCGTACAGACTAGGACTCGTCTGTGTTACTTTTCTTTGTGCACTTAACTCCGCCTTGCATATATTTTAGTTTTCTCATTAAGATCAATGTGTGGCATACAGGTTGGGAAATGACGCAGCGACGATGAATCAGTGTTCGACGGTCATCTGCGCGCTGCTATTTGCTGGCGTCTTCCGTGCTGGTCCCAGTGGGTGGCGCGACTCTGTCCAAGCGGCGAAGACTCCGGACGAGTACGGCCCGTACAACGTCTACACCAACATCAAGCTTCTGGAGACCGGACGGTGGACACCATGCCTGCAGTGCTTCGCAGTTCCTTGCATTGAAGGGGAGAGGATGCTGCGGCCGTTGGACGAGTGGAACCTGTGCTGTCGGTTCTGCCGCGTTCGAAGTGCGTACATATTCGATTCAAGCTTTTCAGGAGCAGTAGGATCATCCGATGACAACAGCACTGCGTAGAGGAAAGCGCATGCAAAAGTAGCAATTACCAGCAAGCAATAACGTGAGAGTGATGACGTCTTTGCAGCGCTCACGTAGGAGCTAAGAAGAAAACAGCCGCCTCAAATGAAATATGTGTGTTGATAGGTATGCGTGTATGTAGGTAGGTACGCAGgtaggcagggcagggcagggcccGACACAGGatggcaggcagggcaaggcagggcaaggcagggcaaggcagggcaaggcagggtagggcagggcagggcagggccgGGCCGGGCAGGGCAGgtcagggcagggcagggcagggcaaggcagggcaaggcagggcagggcaaggcagggcaaggcagaaCAGGTGGACGGACAGGCGAACAGAGGAATAGGCGGaccgacagacggacggacagaggaACGGGCGGACGAATGGACGGACGGAAAGACGTACGCACAAGCAGACAGATATTATGCACCATGCATGTGTTACTTTCCAAGAGCTGTTTCGATAAATCCACCCACATTATTGATGGTACGTTAAGCCGCCGTGCAGAGATGTATGCATGAGAGGAGGAGAAATTAAGACAGTGAATACCTTGTGTATTACACCGCTATTACGCTGAGAGGCTTAATTTGTAAGGTTTATGCAATGACATCAGAAGAATGTTAAAGCAGGACTGAGCGATCAAACGGCTAAGACAATGTACGGGACTGTGGCGGGTAGAGTAGCGAGCGAGAATATCACGCCACAGAGCTCTGCTGACCTTCAATCGATAAAGCAGTACAATAGCAGCGTGGGCGAATAGAAATTATGAATAAAATGCCTAGTTGAGCCTACAGTGCAAAGAAGACGCCGTGCAAGGACACAtctccttttttcattttcgaTGCGCATTTTGTAGCCTCGGTTCCTTTGTTTTAACGCATTTAACGCGGCAGCGTGCGATGTCCTCATTAATCTTTGGCAACGGCACGTCTTTTAAGCAGGCTGCACCTCCAGCAAGCACGCTACCACGCCACACATTCTTGAGCAAAGCGTTAAGACCTTCGAAGTACCGGTGCACCTACTCTGCGGCCGATATTGTTCTCGACACAGTCATTGGTAGTTTAAAACGCTTAATGGCTTGGCTGTCTTTGTCCCCAGGAGCCTTTGTAAGAGTTAGCCCTTCAGCTGAAAGCGTTGCGAAACGCTACACGTGTTTTTTCTCTGACGAAGACTTCAAAGAAAGCCTCTCCACCTAAGGGCCGCTGAATCTGCTCACGAGCTTTTTAAACATGTCGCGCCCTCTGTGGAGCACCTGCCGAAATTTCCTCTCAATTCCCAGCTTATGCGACAGCTACCTGTTCTTTAAGACAGTGGTTCTGAAGGTTACCAAATCACAGAACCGGCACTCCTAACATGTAATTTACTACAGGAAAATGATGCGTTATGTGTGGCTTTCAAAACGACAGTAGTGTGGCGACTGGAGCGCCCGCGTGAAGCTTCGTTGTGAGCTTGTGTTTGATATGTGAGGAAAAAGGTGTAAAAACTTTCGTCATCGTCCGCATAAGTTTTTTAAAATTCTCTTTAAGAAACAATTTTTTCCCGGTAGAGGTCACACGTAGTGGCACTACTCACATCTTCAGAAACAGAGACTGTCTTACGTTTTTCATGGTTATAATCAGGTAAATGTCTTCCTAGTTACTAAAAATAGTGCCACAACTAAATAATACTCTCCACTGCGACAAAAAAATCAACTTATACTAACATTATAATACCGTTAAAAACCCTGAAATGTTTGAAAAACTCTAGATTTCAAACAGGGATAGGACTAGGTGGTAAGAAAAGATATACACCCTAGACGAAATGCTTTTGTGTTCCTCCATCTAGTCCTCTTCCCGTTTGAAAGCTAGAGCTTTTTGAATATAACATGAAATACTATTTTTCCCAAGCCCTTGCTATTTTATCATTAAACAACGTGTACAGTTACTCTATAAACATCACTATACCTCTGACCACCATGTTTTCCTCCCTTTACAGAACCTGGCGAAAAATGCGCCGCTTTCCGGACCGAAGAAGCCGTTGTATGCCCAAAAGACCAATTCTGCAGAATAAGCACGAGGGAGTGCGTGTACCTACCGTGAGGTGTATTGCATTTGCAAGTGCATAGCGTAGTGTACGCAGTAAACTAACACACCCTCTGCGTCGCGGGTCACCGGTGGGTCAAGTTGTGTAGTCCCGCTTTGCGGCACGAATACTGATTGGTGCCATGAAGTCGTGGAAAGCTcagattttgaagcgaaaagcttcactaagctaggtaaagcagtcttcgggtaggccggagaatggccttgaacgaccttcagcccaaccacctTCGTATATGACTATACGGGGTACCAAGATGGTGTCGAACCATTGACCCTTGATCCCTGACATTGACGTATGATCTTTACATGACACGATCTTTGACCTCCGACCTTGAGTTGACCTTTtatctttgacattgggtgacctttgggttgaccattgacctttgacattaagaacatccgatggggtggtGTGAAGATaggtgatgacatccgatgggggtgtcgtaagaccatgtgataccacggcatagccacgtggtcgtgtgggtatatatagaacgccTGTAGCGAGCGTGTAGTGGGGCTGCCATGGACGAGACTcacacgcttagcaagcgtgattggttttcgctgaattccagggttagccaagttcagccactgccaattttttttaaagagtcCGCGAAAAATGCACATTCAAGACTGCCTTGCCAGCTGTTGTCGGTTGCATTAGGTTGACTTCTCCGGGGGCTCACTGGTGGGTCACGCACCACCCAAGAAAATGTAAGGGTGGCCCACCGTTGCACCACGACGCAAAGGGATCAGGGCCCAGAAAATTCCTGCCACAGTGCACTTGTTAAGCCGTTATAACGCATGTTTTGTAAATGTACAGGGAAGAGATCAGCGCTGGTGAGACGCAAGTAACGCTTTTGACAACTTTTGATGTCCTTGTACAGAGAAACCAAGTTCAGCATCAAAACGGAAACACGCGAAAAATTCAAGACCGAACAAGTAATTTAAGAATTGTGCGCAAACTTGAGACTCAACGTTCATGTTCTACTGTTTCGATCAAGAGAACTGACGGTTAGGGGGGCTGGATAGAATGAAATCACAGTGCGTGGAATAATACCACCTCGCAGTAACATGTATTAAGAGAAGTAGCCCATGGAGAGATAGTGTCGTGGTTAATAGAAGTGGCCCATGGAGTGTTAGTGTCGTGGTTAATTAAGGACTGAATGAATAATGAGAATGCAGTTTTGTTCATTACACTGAAGAACTACATCAATTCTGCGGCATATTTGAGCCTGCGATAATAATGAGGTCATCCTTTCGAGCTGAATCTTGCGTTTTAGTACGCCTATTTTATACCTAAAAATTTACCGTAATCAATACTCCTGTCCTCATTCGGTACGCTGATTCTCCGTAGAACGTCAACAGAATGTCAGACACCATACTTTGTAAGGATGCTGAGTCGTCACACACAAATGCCAATTTTTCTGCACTTAATGTTGAAGTGAGCTGGATTTTTTATTCCTTATTTTTTTGCATGGACTGTAAATACCACATACATAATGTAACCTCAGAAAATTACTTCGCTCTCTCTCCTACGTTCATTACCAAAACCATTTACATCGCGAGCAATGTGCCGCCTATCACAACTTCATCGCCACGTATACTAGGAATCTTTCATTAGGCAAACCGAACCCCAACTCCTGAAACTCCGTAAACCGCCAACACTCACGGCCGTTCACAATTCCTCATGCGGGGCTTGATGTTCCATTAATGGCCTTGTTTGCCTGTCACAACTGTTCCACGACTTTTCAATGCGACACAAGCATGGAAGAAAACAACGCCTTCGCATACATAACACGTTTAACGCTCAAAATTTCATGCTAATGACATTACGCTACAGCAGCATACGATCTATTCTAATGCGTCTTCACAACCCTGACAGAGACAGTAAAAACAGAACGCAATAATTTCGCTTTCTTTCACTCTGTTTTCTGGGATGGCAAGGATTTGGGGAAGGGGCAGAAAAGCGAACATCCACACGAATGAGACGTCATCGCGCGCAAGCATTGGCTTACCACGTCAGTTTGCGCCCTAACGCTGCAGAAAAGACCTGAAAGCTCAGCCTTAGCGCTTTAGAACGAATAGAATTATTTTCCCTTCCTCCCTAATTCATTACTTTCATAggcctttgtgtgtgtgtgacaggCCATTGCAACGGCGCTGGAACACATATCACCTCCGTTCGCTTCCGTCTTTAGTTTTCGTTTATTTCGTTTTCATCAACGAGTCTTCCGTTTTTCGTGTCCCCTATTAACAGAACCGCCCTTGGAGGCAACCTAGTTAATGACGTAAACATGGCATTAGCGATATagttttgttctcttttttttctgttttgatctTCATTGCTTTGAGATGAGCCTCATCAGCCGTTTCATCAGACAACCTATTTATACGTTGCTATGAATGTGTGTTGCAAATTCTTTTTTTAAATCGATTTAAAACTAGCCCATCTCCTTAAGGCCTAAAAATGGTAGAGGCAGCATTTTTTGATAAATCACGTGAGATTAAAGTTAAGTTCCGGCATTGTCATCATTACAGGTAGCGAAACCAGTGTTTCGTGAATAATTGCGCTGCATTGCGAATGAAACGCAGGTGCCCTGTTTGACAGTAGCGCCGAGTTACGTAATACCTATTCGACATGCAAACTGAAGTCATCAGTCATCATTCCCAGGGAAAACCGGGTAATTTATCACATGACCAATTTGTTCGTTGAAAACTAGTCGGCTTTATTGATTTTAGTAAAGCACACAAAAAGCCCACTTCAAGCACCAGCCACTCCGGTCGCTTACCACTCGATTTCACGCTTGATTACCTGCTCTGTCACGAGAAGATAGGGGACAACTTGCGTAGCCATTATGCATCCCGACTGAATCATGATTGATTGTGGATAGAATAATTAAAATTCAGCGAACAAGTTCTCGTTAATGAGGCGTGGAACCGTAATTTGAAGACATCAATCATTACATTGACTTTCAGTTTAAGTTCCGTCCTATTTTCTTTCATAAACTGAACAAAATGAGTAAAAGGCGCAGAAGATATTGGAAGTGGTAATCTACATGGTGATTCCTGGTACGTATTCTCGTTATCTAGTGGTCGTGCCTCAACACAAATTTGTAATCTGCGGCTTAAAAACGCCAGCAAAAGCTATTCACTCAGCCAAGATCTGTGGTTTATGAAATGCCTGCGGGAGATAAATTTTGCCAATTTGCATCACAAACCATGCAGTGCTCAGCGACCACTCAGAAGTACCACAGAGTGGTGAAgtcacaaaagaaaaacaaaaaacaaggaaaaaaactgGCTCGTCAAAGACCTTAGCTATAAACAAGAGCTGATGAAGGCACAGCCGAACTCTGCCATTCATTGACAGAATTCGTACAGTTGTAGTTATTCGCGACAACGTTTTATGATTGGTGGCATTCTTTATGCTGACCAATAAGAATTGTTTGTGTCATCACCTCCCAGGAACCGCTCAATCAAGAACAGGATATTTATCTTAGCATAGGTGGAGCATGACGTCACAATGGTCGCCTGCACCGGGGTGGACGGTTCAACGGAGTTCAGTTTAGCTTCCACTTTGTTAGTGGACAAATGGAAAAGCCTTTTTTCTGCCCTCACTGTACGATGCCAAGGCGCGGTGGCATCCCACCTCCCGTGGGACTCACCTTGCTTCGCCACCGTGGGTACCGAGATTCGATCCTACCGTCTGAACTACCTCTCCATTCAAGCATGAGACCCTGCTGCCCAAATGGCGTTCGCAAGACATGGCTCTCTTAGTGGCCTGATCAGAGTACTGTGAAATGATTGGCGCGTTCGTGAAGCCTGCAGCctgcgcccttacaaaaatgtctttagacagtctatagacggtccATAGACCTCTTTCAATGAAGCCTATAGACTctgtatagacaaaccctagataacagtctataggcaatacaaaccctaGAGAGAGTCTGTAGACAACTTATAGtattatggccatgcacttttattAAACTTTTTTCTATACACTGTCTATTAACTAtgaattgacaaaaaaaaaaatatctgtagGAACGCAATAGACGCTATAAGAAATCTATTGACTGTCTATAAACTATTTTTGTAAGGGCTACTCCTCTTCACCCCCTTCCATGGTCATGCGCCTTCTTTACCTAATAAATGACTTTCAACTGAACTTAAATTTCTTCTAATCGACACCAGGGATAAAAATGTATATATAAAACTAACTTTTTCTCCCTATGGGCCACACCAGAATACGCCTAAATTATTTGTGCCGACAGCTCTCCAGGTCGACGGCGCCGCACAAATTCTTCCCCCATTGCATCTGCAGTAAGCAACAGAGCAGCGGTGCTTACGACGGAGACCCGCCATCTCAACTCGAAAGTAAGGACACCCCTCCTTATTTCTCGTCGTTTTCCAAAAACTGATGACGCTGGCGATGCATGCGTGGCTGGCTTTCCAAAAGTGGCAAAAGGTCGCCCACTACGACGCCGCGTCGCCTCAGACGGAGCTGGATGCCTTTGCAGTAGacgagcgagcgaacgaacgaagAAGCCAACGAAACAACCAGCAAGCCGAAGCAGAATTCGCGCCATCGCGTTTCGCGCCAAAAATGAACGCGCCACTTCTCATCGGTCGAAATCAAGGACAAGCGCGTCTTTAGCGCCACTGCtgcttttttgtgtatttgtgttTCAAAGAAGAAGAATTTCTGGAGTGGTGCTGCTTCCGGTGTGGCCAAAAAATAAAGTGCGCAGGAATAAACTAAACTGCCGGGTCTCTCCCGCTTCGTTCATTCGCGAAAATGGTCCTTTTTAACGACGTCGCCCTATGACGACGCCTGCCAGCAGCCGCGCACGCCCGCTCGCAGATAAGAAATGCTTCAGTCGCTTCACTCGGTTTTAACGAAAGCGGTGCAGTGTTGCCAGAGCTACGAGTTCTATCAGCCAAACCGGGAGCGAAACTCGTATAACTGCTAACGGACTGGACATGAATATTTAGGAACTGTGGGCTCGCCAGTCGCTTCGGCTTAGCAAGAATGATGGTGGGTCTTGTACAAGACCATTTAAAAGTCATAACCACACTCTTTACATAGCTTTTAAAAAGATACTGGCTTGCCCTTATTGGTTCCAAGCTAAGTGTGTATTAATAAGTGATGAAGGCTTAGCGAACCGCATTTGCATTTAGAAGCTACCAAGACGCGCTGAGCGAGCCTAGCCGGTCGGTAATCACAACCTTACCAATATTACCAGGGTACGATACTGCACAGCTCAGCCTATGCCAGGATAAGAAAACGGGAACAGCTCCCAAGTGCAAGCACCTGTTCGAATTCCGAGCCCTGGCAATCATACCGAATTGAGCGATGATTTATTAACGAAGTGTTAGGCATGTAATAAGAGTGGCTTCCGGAGTTTCGCACATCTGAGGGGCTGAAGATCCTCAAGAAGCGTGCACTCCAGTGGACTGACGttccctctgtttttttttctcattccaaTTTCGACTGCCGTGGCCCTTGATCATGCAAGTTCAAGCGTAGACGGGGAAAGGAGTAGCAGCTGATCAAACCGCGGCGGCGGGATTATTTGCCGCCAGTTTTAGTTGCTTCCTAAATAGTGCACGGCTTTAGCGAGACAggcgttgtgtttttttttttcgtttggacAGCATCAACTTTTCCCCTCTGTTTATGGACCCAGCCATGCCTTCAATTTTTCGCCCGACAAATGCGCGAACAACGAAACAAACAGTAATATATATCGAGCAAGCAACTGCGCGCGTGAGTTACAGTTTCGGAGAATATAGAAAGCGGCGCCGAATGTTCGCGAACAATAAGTGACCGGGAGCGAGGCTATAAATAAATTGCGATGTCTCGAGGCCGGGCGCGGAGTCGCagcgcggtgacattcgaggcagACGGAAACACCCGCGTTTTTACGAGCATCGAAGAGCCGCCTACTTAGGGAAAATTAAGCGGGTCCCGCGTTTCGAAGGAAAGCGCGCTTTTGGATCCACACTGCCTCGCTCTGAAATGTTGCCCTTTACGAATTGCAAATGTTTGTGTTCTCTGCAAGTGAGAATATAAAGGCGGGGCACTGTTCGGATTGCTGAAAAACCTGCTGGCAAGTTGCTCGAACCGGTAGTCGTCCGGGCAGTGTTGGCGCGCTTCCAGAACGTTGTTTCGAGAAGAAAAACGTCGGATAGCTTCAGAGACTGTAAATCAGCGCCTCCTGAACAAAACAGTTTTGAATGATAAAATTGGCGCAGACCTTGAACCTAGTCTTCTTCACAAGCATCGTAACTATCACcacaattatcatcatcatcagagagACTTCGTTATAGGAAAGTAAAATATTTATTGCACTTCACAGCAACGCATTCAATGTCACTATAGTTACGGTCAATGCAGTGCAGCGACCTATCCTATTATTCTTCAATTAAATCTGCCCTGTCTGTGCCGCGGCTCCTCTATCAAGCAAATGCCTTTTTATATCCTTATATGAATTTTCCAGCTGCGGCTACCTTTCTGTTACCTTCTAATCTAATCTTCgtatacactgtaaaaaaaaaaaacaccaggatATGAGTAAATGGCTGGTCGCATAGCGCAGTACAGAAAGTTTGGTTCAGATACTCCGCAGAAAAGGACTGTTTTGGTCTACTGCTCTCTCTGAAG containing:
- the LOC144109949 gene encoding uncharacterized protein LOC144109949, producing the protein MNQCSTVICALLFAGVFRAGPSGWRDSVQAAKTPDEYGPYNVYTNIKLLETGRWTPCLQCFAVPCIEGERMLRPLDEWNLCCRFCRVRKPGEKCAAFRTEEAVVCPKDQFCRISTRDSPGRRRRTNSSPIASAVSNRAAVLTTETRHLNSKWQKVAHYDAASPQTELDAFAVDERANERRSQRNNQQAEAEFAPSRFAPKMNAPLLIGRNQGQARL